Below is a genomic region from Leptospira venezuelensis.
TCTGTAAAATCCTAGGAACTTCGTCAAAGAATGGATACTTAGTAAGATCAAAAAGTATCCTGTTCATAAAATAGAAATACTTAAAGAAACCTAAGTTGATCGCGTTCAATAGAACAGCGAATATCATCCAACCTTTAGGTTTTGTAGAAGTTTTGATCTTAAAATAAGCGAAGTAATTGAATAAAACGATGCTTAAGAAATGAAGAAAGAAGTAGATCCCACTTAAAATAGTAGAAGAGGCTACTATATAAAAGATACCACTGGAAATGAGTAAAAAATCAGATCTTCTTTTTTCTGGAAGAAGCCAATAGATAGAATAAACGATTGAGAAAAAAACGAAAAATAAGATCGAATTGTAGAGCACTCTTTTACTTTCCCTTCTTGAATAGTTCCTTCCAGTAGAGAATCTCTCCCGGAGAAAGTTTTGCGCCCAGAGTTTTTTCTTCCCGAGTCGGTTTTTCAGCTAAGGCGCTTTCTATTTTTTTTACGAACTCTTCGGAAAGTATAGGTTTTGTTCCTAGTCTTTTTGCAAAAGCCAAAATTTCCTGATCAGAAGTCACCACGAATAGATCCGCAGGCCTAGGAGCAAATTTGATATATTCTTTGATCAAATCGTCCGCTTTTCTGTCCAAACTGAAATAAACCTGTATTTTTCCGTACAAATCTTCTTTGGTTTCGTTCCCTTTTTCTTTTTTACCATCAAAGAAAACATGGACCTTAGAACTTTTCAGCTTAGATGAATAAGATTCTAAAATTCTCAAGAGGCCTACTCTGGCATCCCTTAACCGATTGGAATACATATACTCTTCCAATTCAGGAATTTTGTAAATCAGATTGAAACCGTCTACGACTAAATGCATCCCTTTAAAACTAGTGACCAGAATGTATGTTTTGGAAAAACTTGTAAACACCGAACCGAATCGGACAATGGCACATGGCGGAAGCAAATTCCCAACCCGCAAAATCCTCTAAAATCCGAAACTTCATACGAGCAGTAAAATACTGGAGAAGTGTTTTACCGGGAACGGCAAGAGATTATTTTCTTTTAGGCCTAGCCGCAATCGACGTATTCTTTCTATTATTCGTAAACTCATACAAAGAATTCATCCACAAAGATATTCCTGCCTATGTTCTTGCATTTGACCTATTCGTCATTTTTTTATGGGGAATAGAAGTTTGGATCAAGGTTAGACAAAAAAAAGACATTAAAAAATATCTGAGAACCAACTGGTACGAACTCATAGGAATCGTTCCACTTTATTTCCTCCGACCCTTCTTACTTTTAAGAGGAGTTAAACTTGCAATTGCATTTTATAGATTCGGAACTTCCGGACAGAATGTAAGCGAGGTATTAACTCGTGAGATCACATTCAGATTCAGAGATGTAATCGTAGATACAATTGCAGATGCAGTATTTCTACATTCATTGGAAAGAGTGGAAGAAGTGATGCTAAGATTAGATTATAGTCAGCTCGCAAAAGAAGCCATTTCCAAACATAATGACCAGCTCAATTCCAAGGTAAATGAATCCTTACAATCCAAATTTTTATTAGAAGAATTATCCAAGATACCTTTCATGTCGCAAATCTCTCATAAATTAGGAGAAGATATTGGAAGAATGATTGCAGAAGTTTTAGAAACAGAAGTGATCGGAGATATTATGAAAGATATTACAGCGAATATCTTAAAAGAAATGGCGGAACACGTGAAAAAACTTCCTTTAGAGAGGATAACGGAACCGAAAGAGGAAATTTCCTCTCCTCCCTCAATTCCGGAAACTTAATATTTCAAGCCGCTCCACCTGGAAGCCTTAAGATCAGAACTTGAGTGGTTGATTTTGCAAGAAGTTTACCTTCTTCATCAAAAGCCTCACCTTCTAAATAAATATGCTGGTTACCTCTTGCCACAACTTTTGCTTGTACGGTAATCCTTTGGTTCTCTTTTACCATACGAATATAACTAACGCTTAATTCTAAAGTAGTGGTAGGTTTACCCGCTGCCAAATAGCATAATGGACCAAAAGTATTGTCGAAGGCTGCAGCTAAAAATCCGCCTTGAAACACTCCCATCGGATTGGAGAATCTAGGCTCCACATAAAAACTGCAGACCATCTCCTTCTTACGCACATACGAAACGAATTCACCGGACAGTTCCTTAAAAGCGGGAGGAGGAACCTTTAAGCCTGGTGCGGCTTTGGAAAACTTCTCCCATTCTTTCTGCATATCATCTAAATCTTTTTGATTCGCCAAGGTGGATCTCCTAGTCTATATTCCGATCTTGGAAAGAAATTGGATTCGGGCAAATTAAAATTGCCATGATTTGGTGACACAACCATTATGTAGGAAAATGAACCCGCTCTTTTCTATAGAAACTAAATTGAAAAACGGCATCCGGACCGCATGGCAAGAATTAGGGACCAAAAAAGAGATCGCTCTTGCAATCGCAGGAGGAGGGATCAAAGCATTTTACGGGCTTGGTTTTGCATATACACTAAGGACTTGGGGACTAAAAATTAAAGAAGTTTCTGGAGTGAGTGCGGGAGCCGCAATGGCAATTAGCACCTTATCCGAAACGGAAGAAGACAGTTCCAATTATTTCCAAGAGCTGACAAAACGAAATCCTAAAAACTTTTATTGGAATAGGCTTCTTCGGATCAGTGCCCCATTCCCTCATCATGGGATCGCGAGAAGGACTGTAGAATACTGTCTTAGATTTTCCAAACTCATCTCAAAAGCCGCAAAGATCCGGATCCATACAGTAGAGATCCCTAATGAAAGTTTAGACAAAAACAAAAAAGGCCAGCCGATCCAGAGGATCCTTTTTGCTAAAGCTGCTTCTATCATCCGAGCTTATTTTAAGGATGAAACTTTAAGAAGAAAGGGAGAACAACCTTTTGCAGTATTACAAAAAATGAAAGATTGGGGATGGAGAGAAAAAGTTTTTACTGAGAAGGACCTAACAGATCCTGAAACAATCACACAGATTGTTATGAACTCTTGCTCAGCTTTTCCCGTTTTGCCTCTCCAAAGTTTTAATGGAAATTATTATCTGGTGGCTTAACCAATAACTTACTGCTGGAAAACTTCTCCTCTGACCTACCAAAGATAGGAGTTTTTTATGAACCTACTACCTTAGTGGGAAAATCTGCCTCGGTCTTATCGGATACATTGCTTGTTTCTCCTGAGGGGCCATTTATTGAGCAGGGTTTTGATTATACCAATCCAAACCTTGTAAGGCATGCATTCGAGACAGGACGTAAGGATGCAGAAGAACAAAAAGAAAGGATCTTAAGTCATCTGGATCCAAATTGGAAAAAACACTTGCATTCTTTTTTCGAACAAATAAAATAATTAACTTGCTCCTCAAATATGAGGGGGTTGATCCCCTTCTCCTTCGAAAGGAGCCTTAGAATTAGCGAAAACGGTAAATAGAAAAAAATTTTCAGGACCCAAGAAATGCCCAAAATCGTAAATCACGAAAAATATAAGGCCGAGATTCTCTCTAAGTGTGTGGATATTTTGGCAAGGCGAGGGTATTCGGCCGTTTCCATGAGAGAAATCGCGACCGAATTGGATGTTTCCACCGGAACTCTTTACCACTACTTCTCCACTAAAGAAGATATATTTAAAGAACTCGTAAAGTTCGTATTAAACAAAGACATCGAAGAATTACAGGTCTATTCCAAGGGAGAAGAGAACCAAACCATCGAAAAAAGAGTAGAGGCGCTCTTCACAATGGTAAAGGACAGAGAGACCTATTTTCAAAATCTTCTCTATATCATTTGCGATGTTTCTAGATTAAAGAATCATGAGGAAGAGAAACAGCTGATCGCAGAAGCGATGAAAGAATACGTAACCATTATTACAAAACATTTAGGCATCACTAATCCTAATTTAAACAGACTCTTGATCAGTATTATTTTAGGAACTGTGGGTCAAAGAATAGTAGATCAAGAATCTATCAAACTGGATGAAGTCGCAGAAGTTGTGAAAGATTTTATGGGAGTTGTTCTCGCGAACACTTTCACTTTCTGAAATTTTTAGATTGGGGGTTGCTAACTCTGCAAACTCCGAGATATTCTTTTCTGTAAATAATTCGAGTCGATTTGTTGGAATTCCAACAAGAAGTTTTGAGTGAAAAAATAATTGTAGAAATTAGAATTTCATGATATAGAAACGAAGGCCTCCCACGAGCCACTCCCCTCCACCCAAAACTCGGGTGGGGGCAGCGCGCTCGGACCTGTTGGAACTCCAACAGTAGAATATTTCTTATCTCAGAACTTCTTCTTTTTTGCCTGAATATATATCAGTGATGAGTCGCGAATATTTATCTGTCACAACATGGCGTTTTACTGAAAGTTTCGCGGTTAGTTCATCTCCAGTCTCAAATGGTTTCGGCAATAATCTAAAATCCACGACCCTTTCAAACGATTTGAATCCATTCGTCGAAGAGATTGAATTTTTAATCACTCCTTGGATTTTGACTGCACATTTTATTTCTTCTTCCGCAGAACTAAATCCAACGCCTGGTTTATAGTTCGGAAAAAAATCAGGATTCGGAACAATCAAAGCAGAAAGATATTTTTGGTCCTGACCGATCACCATACATTGTAGTATGAATTCTGATTGGCTTAGAATATTTTCTATCGGGACCGGTTCCACGTTCTCTCCACCTAATAGAACGATTGTTTCCTTTGTTCTACCTACAATTTTCAAACAATTATTATAAGTCATCATCCCAAGGTCACCCGTGTTGAACCATCCACCGTTCATCACTTTGCGAGTGTTCTCCTCGTCATGATAATATCCAGACATGACCTGATCCCCTTTTACATGGATCTCTCCTTTGATCGCGTATCCTTTTGATCCACCCTCTTCAGTAGTCCAAAGAATTTTAGAAGTATTCGGATCAACTACCCTGAGAGAAGTTCCCTTATATAAAGGACCCACTGTTCCCATCACGGCTTCATCCAAAATGCGAACGGAGATCACAGGAGAAGTTTCGGTAAGTCCATATCCTTCCAAAACTTGGATTCCAATCGCATTAAAAAATTTGTCTACATGGATCGGAAGCGCTCCGCCACCGGAAACTGTACCCTTCAATTTTCCACCGGTCGCCAGTCTGATCTTTCTAAGAACGATCAGATCCAAGAGAGTTGCAGGAAGAATATTCAGAATATATTGAATTACTTTGAAAATTCCTACAAATAAGGAAATAATGGAACTTCTTCCATTCAGATCCAATTCTCTAAAACCAAGCCAACGTTTTGCGGATTGAATATTGGAAGAAAAAAATAAAGCCGCATGAAACAGACTTTGTTTTACACCGGAAGACTTCGCAACAGTCGCATAAATCCCTTGGTAAACACTTTCCCAAAGTCTCGGAGCAGAAGCCATAAATGTAGGTTTTACTTTTTTAAGATCTTCTTTCAAAGTTCTAACAGAAGAATAGTACGTACCCGCTCCGAAATAGATACAAACCATCTCGAACATTCTCTCAAAACTATGCCAAACGGGAAGAATAGAAAGTATCCTCTCTCCTGCTTCAAGTTTAATCGGAATTCGATTAATCTGAGACATGATATTCTTATGAGTTAGAGGAACTCCCTTTGGGCGACCGGTTGTTCCAGCAGTATAGATCAGAGTAAAAAGATCTTCCTCCTGAATTTGGGAAATTCTATTCTCAATTTCACGATTTCCTTTATCTCTAAGTTCCTTTCCTCTTTGTACTAAATCCCAGAATCT
It encodes:
- a CDS encoding NYN domain-containing protein, which encodes MHLVVDGFNLIYKIPELEEYMYSNRLRDARVGLLRILESYSSKLKSSKVHVFFDGKKEKGNETKEDLYGKIQVYFSLDRKADDLIKEYIKFAPRPADLFVVTSDQEILAFAKRLGTKPILSEEFVKKIESALAEKPTREEKTLGAKLSPGEILYWKELFKKGK
- a CDS encoding PaaI family thioesterase, with the translated sequence MANQKDLDDMQKEWEKFSKAAPGLKVPPPAFKELSGEFVSYVRKKEMVCSFYVEPRFSNPMGVFQGGFLAAAFDNTFGPLCYLAAGKPTTTLELSVSYIRMVKENQRITVQAKVVARGNQHIYLEGEAFDEEGKLLAKSTTQVLILRLPGGAA
- a CDS encoding patatin-like phospholipase family protein, encoding MNPLFSIETKLKNGIRTAWQELGTKKEIALAIAGGGIKAFYGLGFAYTLRTWGLKIKEVSGVSAGAAMAISTLSETEEDSSNYFQELTKRNPKNFYWNRLLRISAPFPHHGIARRTVEYCLRFSKLISKAAKIRIHTVEIPNESLDKNKKGQPIQRILFAKAASIIRAYFKDETLRRKGEQPFAVLQKMKDWGWREKVFTEKDLTDPETITQIVMNSCSAFPVLPLQSFNGNYYLVA
- a CDS encoding TetR/AcrR family transcriptional regulator, with amino-acid sequence MPKIVNHEKYKAEILSKCVDILARRGYSAVSMREIATELDVSTGTLYHYFSTKEDIFKELVKFVLNKDIEELQVYSKGEENQTIEKRVEALFTMVKDRETYFQNLLYIICDVSRLKNHEEEKQLIAEAMKEYVTIITKHLGITNPNLNRLLISIILGTVGQRIVDQESIKLDEVAEVVKDFMGVVLANTFTF
- a CDS encoding AMP-dependent synthetase/ligase: MKTLADLYQSSKNKYGERAAFLTKNSSGEFDSVSYSELYELGLQLGTALIELEFPYKGHAAVLADNRLEWIITDYAIVMAGGADVPRGTDVTDSDLNHILPHSGATIVFAENDSVLKKLYQNQSAIQNVHTIILIDKNAKGTGKELRFWDLVQRGKELRDKGNREIENRISQIQEEDLFTLIYTAGTTGRPKGVPLTHKNIMSQINRIPIKLEAGERILSILPVWHSFERMFEMVCIYFGAGTYYSSVRTLKEDLKKVKPTFMASAPRLWESVYQGIYATVAKSSGVKQSLFHAALFFSSNIQSAKRWLGFRELDLNGRSSIISLFVGIFKVIQYILNILPATLLDLIVLRKIRLATGGKLKGTVSGGGALPIHVDKFFNAIGIQVLEGYGLTETSPVISVRILDEAVMGTVGPLYKGTSLRVVDPNTSKILWTTEEGGSKGYAIKGEIHVKGDQVMSGYYHDEENTRKVMNGGWFNTGDLGMMTYNNCLKIVGRTKETIVLLGGENVEPVPIENILSQSEFILQCMVIGQDQKYLSALIVPNPDFFPNYKPGVGFSSAEEEIKCAVKIQGVIKNSISSTNGFKSFERVVDFRLLPKPFETGDELTAKLSVKRHVVTDKYSRLITDIYSGKKEEVLR